In the genome of Mercurialis annua linkage group LG8, ddMerAnnu1.2, whole genome shotgun sequence, the window tctaatactttttttttttacaaatataatgtttttcttttgaaaaagttGATTATCTGTACTATTTTGatctagaaaaaaaaaaaatagaatccaGCGTCATCGACTTGCCCAAGTCAAGTGGACAGGAGAGGTTTTGTTCGACTGTTGAGAGATTCTAAACGATGCCGTGTTAGTCCTGTTTGCTTTGACTGGCTATTTCAAGTAAACATTGGCAATTTCAATCATGGTTTTGAACTTTTGAGAAACAAAACTGGACCGGCCGGTTCAATTAGTATGACTAAACCCGGAGATCTTTctaatttggatttcttttaaataCTAGGACCGTAAATGAATGCAGCCGAGTTTTGAGGTGTTTATGTTTGATCCCCTACATTCATATTCGGTTCATTTAAACCTTATATAGTCTTTAGGTTTGGTTCGTGCTAAACTCATGTTCGTTTGTTTAGCAAGGTTGCGGACGTACTAAACGAGTTTGTTAATTTAGCAACTAAACCAACGAACACGGACAATGATACATTTgtctttttaatagaaaaattatgtagttttgtttaaaactatgtagttttaagaaattaatagaatattttaaatttaattaactatttaATCAAGTCTATTACAGTTGGTTTCACAAACTCTTTATCAAACACATATACAAGCcaatttacaaaatgttattcGAATTTATTCACGAACAATTAAACAAGCTCATAAATGAGTTGTTAAACACCACCATATTTATATTCGActcatttaaataattagaacATTAAACAAAATTCGAGCTCATTTCGTTTAAGCTAAGAACAAAcacataataaatattttagagcatttttattaaaaagaaatatagaaaaataaatattaatacgAGGAGAGTCATCGAGAGAAGCCGAAGtccaattaaaattgaaaaatcaccTTCTTCCCCATTTCAAGAAGGAAGTTTTTAAAGAGGTGAGTAATTTTATTTGAGAGAGGATTATATTACTTTTTCTAATagcaatttaatatcatattttaattattctaaGAAAAGATGCACATATTGATTAAAACAAAGGATTATAGCGCTTCGGCCGAGTCTTCTTAGTTACGGAAACCTGTGGTTTATTTAAACTTTCATTAGCCATAACAATCTACAAAGGCACTCTTGCACAGAGGAGAACACCTCCCACGCACACTCCATAAAACACCACATACCCCATTACAAGCTCATGTCCAAATTGCATTCTCTAACCagaaaacccaaaccaagaaaaagaaaacgaaGGAACAGTGTAAATGAAGAGACAGATAATACAATGCAATATTTGGATAAAAACCATATGAGTAGAATATTAATCAATCTTAATATTTAAGTAAGGTCATCTTCTTCCTGTTCCTTGGCCTTCAGCTTCTCCTTTACCCTCAATAGAAGGGTTGTTTTCCATGAATCCTGTAATACCGGTGCAgcaaaaacaaatgcaaaacaAAAATTTCATCACAACATACAAGATTTGATAAAACATATTAAGGATtaaatgcaaattaaatcactaaCTTTAGCATGTTTTGGAATTACaacaaaactttaaattttggcaATATCAGAATATACACTGTTCTGGCAGCCATatcaatagtttttttaatcGGAAAAGAACTTTGCGGTctgaattgtaaaaaaaattgacagtttGTGACATTGCCAACATTTAAAGTCTGCATTGTAATTGCAAGACACGCTGAAGTTcatgatttattttgcaattaacCCGAAATAGCCACATAAAATAAGctaaaaaataagttttatACAAAATGGAGTTATGGCAGGCTTAATCAATGATACTTTACTTCTCCGTCATATGAATTATGATCAGAATACATTATTCATAATAAAGTAGAAAAGATATACTGCAAATGATATAAAACCTCTTCCTTTTTTGAAGTTTAATCAAATTCGAatgacaaaaacaaaacatcATATCAGCAAGCTGCTTAAAGTCACTTTTGTATGTATAACAATAATACATTTCGTTCACGTGGTAAAAAGGAATGGAACTCACCAATGGGGTCATGCTGTCAAACTCCTTGACAACATCAGTGAACTTGGCAACATCTTCCTCATCAATGGCAGCAGCAACATCCTGCCAGTACAAAAATGAGATTTACTTACCTATCGCGTGATGTAAGAAAAGCAGAAAGGAATTAAGATAAATGGGCATTAAGGCTGTCATTGTCATATACTCATTTAAGTGGATAAAGGACATCGAGGTCCTTATTTTTCACAAAGCACATGCATTAATTCAATTGGACTTCATTACATAATTAGCTACAATTGCGCCTGCTTATGTTCATTCAATCTGTTCTGTTTACTTGGCTATGAACATCATTTATGAATGACATGTCTACCTACGGATAACCTTATTCGTATTCCCATTCCAAGAGGACCACTTGGATTTCCTGAAATTCCGGCTAAAGGTAAATTTATGAATGTGTACTTCTTTACTAAGCTAGGCAGCATAGTGATGAACTGAATTTAGGCGCAGGTtccatttagttttttttctcaGCGGTGGCAGAACAAAATATATGTTCCGGTGGTGGCAGAACAATCTTATAATAAGTTTTTTTGAAGTAACACATAACTTACCGCCAATAGTCTATACTCGCGGGTTCCAGAAAAAGTTGGATCCAGGTCCTGCAACaacaaatttgatatttattcACTTTCCATCATGCTATGTGCGCAAATTTAAGATGCCAACAAAGGAGCTATGTATAGACCTGATATTTCTCTAATGCATTAGTTATGGAAACAACGTCGCCTTTGCATAGATGGCAAATGCCGGCATTCAGAAGATGGCCCTTGACTCCGTACTTGAGCAAGTTATTGCCAAGTGAGTGTCGGGCAATCTCTTCGTAAATCTCAATTGCCTTCGGGTATCTAAGAAAATAtcacaaaaagaaaaacaataattcaaatcCACAGAAAGAGCTCATCAATTATCTATTAAGAACTGTATCAATATAAAGAACTGTATCAATATAAAGAACTGTATCAATATAAAGAACTGTATCTATTAATAACTGTATCAATATCTTGTTATCACTACATGTTGAATTTCATTTTGTTTCCTGCACTCTATTACTTAGCATAAGGCTTTAATCCCATTGCTGCAAGCATAAACTAGGGATATTGAGTTGAGAAATATTATTAAACCTCACAATTATAATAGCCACAAAAATATTTGAAGTAGCAAAGATTTAGAAAAAGTCCTACATTTTAGATGCACATTCATAAAAGTTTGTTAAACATGAAGTAACATGATTTCAGCATATCATGGTGTGAATTAATGtcaagaaaaatatcaaaaaccagAAAATGAACTGAACTAATTGGAGAGTGGACATATAGAAAACCAATATGAAGAACACATGTAACAGAATTATgcaaaaaaaatgacaatatgcAAAAAGCAAAGACCCTACTGTTCTAGTTGAGCAGCAAATTGTGCTACTTTCTGCTTGCATTGATTGGCAGAAGTAGTTACATCTTCGCCTTGGAAAAAATCAGCTGCTTTTTCATAAAAGATGATGGATTTCTCAATATTTGCTTCTGACTCGTACAACTCGGCAATTTCCTGTCCAAGTATAACTCCAGGTTATATAAGAGTACCCCAAAGTCGATATCAACGAAAAGCATGTTAAGTCTAAAAAGGGATTCTCCAAATGATCACCTTAAAGTAAAACATTGATAACTGATTAAAACCAAGACTAGCATCAACTGACAATACGATATACCTTGTAATATCTAGCAGCCATACTGATCCTTCCTATGTCGCAAAACAGATCTACTGCCTGCGCTAAGCAAGATATTGCCTCTGCATAAGGA includes:
- the LOC126660917 gene encoding alpha-soluble NSF attachment protein 2 yields the protein MSDQLAKGEDFEKQAEKKLNGFRFFGSKYEDAADLFDKAANSFKLAKAWDRAGAMYVKLSSCHLKLDSKHEAAQAYVDAGHCYKKTSTNEAISCLAQAVDLFCDIGRISMAARYYKEIAELYESEANIEKSIIFYEKAADFFQGEDVTTSANQCKQKVAQFAAQLEQYPKAIEIYEEIARHSLGNNLLKYGVKGHLLNAGICHLCKGDVVSITNALEKYQDLDPTFSGTREYRLLADVAAAIDEEDVAKFTDVVKEFDSMTPLDSWKTTLLLRVKEKLKAKEQEEDDLT